The Cucumis melo cultivar AY chromosome 6, USDA_Cmelo_AY_1.0, whole genome shotgun sequence genome includes a region encoding these proteins:
- the LOC103501593 gene encoding DEAD-box ATP-dependent RNA helicase 32 has translation MKQKFKSKKSGKQKRLSENEEIKLLNSWIESQKPDSGSNPMSLPPPPPNAPIGRIDDDTYSRYAGATRFDQLPISSKTKDGLRKAEFVDMTDIQKASLPHALCGRDILGAAKTGSGKTLAFLIPVLEKLYRERWGPEFGVGSIIISPTRELGAQLFDVLKAVGKFHNFSAGLLIGGRKDVNTEKEHVNELNILVCTPGRLLQHMDETPNFDCSQLQVLVLDEADRILDVGFKKTLNAIISQLPKHRQTFLFSATQTKSVQDLARLSLKDPEYLSVHEESTTATPNSLQQTAMVVPLEQKLDMLWSFIKAHLNSKILVFLSSCKQVKFVFETFKKLRPGIPLKCLHGRMKQDKRMGIYSEFCEKRSVLFSTDVASRGLDFNKAVDWVVQVDCPEDVASYIHRVGRTARYHSGGRSVLFIMPSEMKMLEQLESAKVPIQLIKANTKRLQPVSGLLSALLVKYPNFQQLAQRAFITYLRSIHIQKDKEIFDVMKLSIDEFSASLGLPMTPKIRFIDQKRRSQKTSANPTTFLALDSSSNENVSNILNGELEVGDFKESDQGLLPPIDNPSSEVEDAVAPTRILKKKKLKINVHRPVGTRVSFDDDGNPLAPLAKLADIKSSNDTFVVDKDQKNEFYKKRREELKQADKEDKLLNRNRLKEKRKEKMNKMKKRAAKEIEDDDDDTSESEEERPQKRSKKFVDSDSDIDNKVENKFSTESISVAEQEELALKLLSSLQP, from the exons ATGAAGCAGAAATTCAAATCCAAGAAGTCTGGCAAGCAGAAGCGACTatccgaaaatgaagaaattaagCTCTTAAATTCATGGATTGAATCACAGAAACCTGACTCAGGCTCCAATCCTATGTCGCTCCCTCCGCCGCCACCGAATGCTCCCATTGGCCGCATCGATGACGATACATACTCTCGTTACGCCGGAGCGACGAGGTTTGATCAGCTGCCGATTTCGAGCAAGACCAAAGATGGGTTGCGCAAAGCTGAGTTCGTTGACATGACTGACATACAGAAGGCTTCACTGCCTCACGCGCTTTGTGGTCGAGATATTCTTGGTGCAGCTAAAACTGGTTCGGGAAAGACGCTAGCTTTTCTTATACCT GTTCTTGAAAAATTGTACAGAGAGAGATGGGGTCCTGAGTTTGGAGTAGGGAGTATAATAATATCTCCCACAAGAGAATTAGGAGCTCAGCTGTTTGATGTATTGAAAGCTGTAGGAAAATTTCATAATTTCAGTGCTGGCCTATTAATTGGTGGTCGTAAAGATGTTAACACTGAGAAGGAACACGTGAATGAGTTGAACATTCTTGTCTGCACTCCTGGTCGACTTCTTCAGCATATGGATGAGACTCCAAATTTTGATTGTTCACAGCTTCAG GTTTTAGTCCTTGATGAAGCAGATCGTATTCTTGATGTTGGATTTAAGAAGACTTTAAATGCTATCATCTCACAGCTACCTAAGCACAGACAAACGTTTCTGTTCTCAGCAACTCAAACGAAGTCTGTTCAGGATCTTGCCAGACTCAGTTTGAAAGATCCTGAATACCTTAGTGTCCATGAAGAATCTACGACTGCCACACCCAATAGTCTACAGCAAACTGCCATGGTTGTTCCTCTTGAGCAGAAGCTGGACATGTTATGGAGCTTTATAAAGGCACATCTTAATTCCAAAATTCTCGTGTTTCTCTCTAGTTGTAAGCAG GtgaaatttgtttttgaaaCTTTCAAAAAGTTGCGCCCTGGAATCCCATTGAAGTGCCTCCATGGAAGGATGAAGCAGGACAAAAGGATGGGTATTTATTCCGAGTTCTGTGAGAAGCGCTCAGTTCTCTTCTCAACAGATGTAGCCTCTAGAGGTCTTGATTTTAATAAGGCTGTTGACTGGGTTGTGCAG GTTGATTGCCCAGAAGATGTGGCTTCTTACATACATAGAGTTGGTCGCACAGCTCGGTACCATTCAGGTGGGAGATCGGTTTTATTTATTATGCCCTCGGAAATGAAGATGCTTGAACAATTGGAATCAGCCAAAGTACCTATTCAGCTTATCAAG GCAAACACAAAAAGACTTCAACCAGTTTCTGGTTTGCTGTCAGCGTTGTTAGTCAAGTATCCTAATTTTCAGCAACTTGCTCAAAGGGCCTTTATCACGTATCTTCGATCAATTCATATTCAGAAGGATAAGGAAATATTTGATGTTATGAAACTGTCAATTGACGAATTTTCAGCCTCGTTGGGGTTGCCAATGACCCCAAAAATTCGTTTCATTGATCAGAAAAGGAGGTCACAGAAGACGTCTGCTAATCCTACCACCTTTCTTGCATTGGATTCGTCGAGTAATGAGAATGTTTCCAATATATTGAATGGAGAATTGGAGGTTGGCGACTTTAAAGAAAGCGACCAAGGACTTCTTCCACCTATTGATAACCCTTCTAGTGAAGTTGAAGATGCTGT GGCACCTACGCGGatattgaagaaaaagaagttaaaGATCAATGTCCACAGGCCAGTAGGGACGAGAGTCAGTTTTGATGATGATGGCAACCCACTTGCCCCTCTTGCTAAGCTTGCTGACATCAAAAGTAGCAATGATACATTTGTTGTCGATAAAG ATCAAAAAAATGAGTTCTACAAAAAGAGAAGGGAAGAGTTAAAACAAGCTGACAAGGAAGACAAACTTCTCAATCGTAATCGTCTTAAAGAGAAACGAAAGGAGAAGATGAATAAGATGAAGAAGAGGGCCGCCAAAGAAATTGAGGACGACGACGACGATACTTCTGAGTCTGAAGAAGAAAGACCTCAGAAAAGGTCAAAGAAATTTGTTGACAGTGATAGTGATATTGACAATAAAGTAGAAAACAAGTTCAGTACAGAGTCCATTTCAGTGGCAGAACAAGAGGAGTTAGCTCTCAAATTGTTGAGTTCCTTGCAACCATAA
- the LOC103501595 gene encoding fatty acid desaturase 4, chloroplastic yields the protein MSILAQNKFLLSSRSHVNPCSTPTPRRVVYCIANTTVNGVGTSSKHGDGQLVIEREVISPSPLTSVNSSTYYSVLNDPSLRSTWSHRAWVAGGCTTVLISLAKSIVGAASSRIWLEPALAALVGYILADLGSGIYHWGIDNYGGASTPIFGTQIEAFQGHHKWPWTITKRQFANNLYALARAVTFAVLPVSLAFDDPTLHGFVGVCSGCIMFSQQFHAWAHGKKSEIPPLVVAMQDAGLLVSRTQHATHHRPPYNNNYCIVSGIWNQLLDETKVFEALEMILYFKLGLRPRSWTEPNSEWTEETEILEQTTAH from the coding sequence ATGTCCATCTTAGCTCAAAACAAGTTCCTTCTGAGCTCTCGATCCCATGTTAATCCATGCAGCACTCCGACTCCACGGAGAGTTGTCTACTGCATAGCTAATACCACAGTCAATGGTGTTGGTACCAGTTCGAAGCATGGTGATGGTCAACTAGTCATTGAACGTGAGGTTATATCTCCGAGTCCACTTACATCGGTCAATTCCTCCACCTATTATTCTGTTCTTAATGACCCGAGTTTACGGTCAACTTGGAGTCATCGTGCGTGGGTGGCTGGTGGGTGCACCACGGTGCTAATCTCTTTGGCAAAATCAATAGTGGGTGCAGCCAGTTCACGTATCTGGCTTGAGCCTGCTTTAGCAGCATTGGTAGGCTACATTTTAGCTGACCTTGGATCTGGAATTTATCACTGGGGCATCGATAACTATGGTGGTGCGTCAACCCCAATCTTTGGTACCCAAATAGAAGCATTCCAAGGCCATCACAAGTGGCCCTGGACAATCACGAAGCGACAGTTCGCCAACAATTTGTACGCTTTGGCACGAGCTGTGACTTTTGCTGTACTTCCTGTAAGCCTTGCATTTGATGATCCCACTCTACATGGTTTTGTTGGTGTCTGCTCAGGTTGCATAATGTTTAGTCAACAGTTTCATGCATGGGCTCATGGTAAAAAGAGTGAAATTCCGCCGCTCGTGGTGGCAATGCAAGATGCTGGCCTGCTCGTGTCACGAACACAGCATGCTACACATCATCGTCCACCCTATAACAACAACTATTGCATAGTAAGTGGAATATGGAATCAGCTTTTGGATGAAACAAAGGTTTTTGAGGCATTGGAGATGATCTTGTACTTCAAACTTGGGCTGAGACCAAGATCTTGGACTGAGCCTAATTCTGAATGGACTGAAGAGACCGAGATTCTTGAACAAACTACAGCCCATTAA